In the genome of Raphanus sativus cultivar WK10039 chromosome 9, ASM80110v3, whole genome shotgun sequence, the window TGACAGATTTGCGCCATTCTTTTGAAGGAAAGTGACTCTTCACTGAATTGTCAAATTTACATGCAAGGACCAACTTGGATATCTCCACTCCAACAagttgtatttctttttttccttaacGTTGTTAACTAAAAGCTTTCTATAAGCTAGTTCAAACTACATAAGCTCCTGATATTTGTATCCGGTATacgacaaaaataaatatttatagccTTTTTTCTAATATTGATTTGGTCATcgttaaaagaaagaaaacttaTTTCATTCCTTGGATTGGGACTTGGGAGCTTATTTATTAGCCAGACCAAAAAAGTTGAAGACATACCCTATTATGTTCTAGAATCTAAACCAGAATCAATTTAAAAAGACCTAAACCGGTTCTGATTTAACCAGAAGGCTGAAACCGGTTCACATTATCTTGGTCAACACTTTGTATCTTTCAACATACACCCAACtttttctattaaaactgaaaaatactgtttttttttcttttcttcctaTAGGAACACACATTATATGAATGAAATGATAATCATAAGATTCAGATACATGAGTTTCCAATACTACCCTGCTTATTGCCAACTAACTTCAGTTGGTGCATTTGTGGTGGTCGTGGCATGAACCTCTGCCATAGACACAGCCATAGCCATCATCATCTGCTCCTCAAAACTCTCTGGAGCAATGACCAGAGGAGGAGGTGGGGGAAGAGGAAAGTTGTGGAAGCTCTCACCGCCGTTCATGTAAGAAGAGCTTACATAGCTGTGGCTCCCTGTTTCTCCCATCTCTGCGTTGTCATGGTAATGATtatgctgatgatgatgattataaTGTTGATGGTCAACGTCATCAGTCTCTTGTTCTATGTCGTAGTAACTGTCGCAGTTGCCAGGAAGCATACTGTACGAAGAAACGCTGACGTTGTGATTGTGATTAGAGGATTCACCAACCATTTGCTGGCGGCGTTCAGTAAGTGCAGAGATTGCACAAGCATGTCCACCAGATGATGAAGACGGTGTTGCTTGTTCTTCTACATAACTATGATCTTCTTCTGATACATTCTGCCTAAAAGGTGTAACTTCCCCACAACCTGAGTCTCTTTGCATCTCTGTTTCCTGTTAAGACAGTATGtaaaaaacgaaaagaaaaaaacatgagaaTTGTAAAAGTTGGGAGAACTAACTAAACAGAAAAATTATACCTGCATGGAGAGCCATATTGCTTCCATGACCATTAACTCTTCAAGGTCTGCTTCAGCCTCATCACCCCTGAAGAGTTTCATATAAGTTTGTGAACATTTTGCAAATGTAAGACAGAAGGAAGATGTCTGTGATACGGACCTGTTTCCCCGAGGGAGAGAGCCTTGTCTAGCAACCGAAGCAGTTTCAGGTTCTTCCATGGGATCATTATAAGATATAGCTGCAAAAACCAAGACACAAAATGAAGCCATTAGAAGATTTTTAACACTGTTCtgtaaaaagaagaagaaggaaaaaaaacaagaaacaaaccTGAAGCTGAACCGTATTCCATTTCACCAGTCATAGCGCTTGTGCTAGAGGAACATGATGATTCCATACGTTTCTGCATTTTCTCTTCATCCTCCTCCATTTCTTTCTGCCTCATCCTTATTTTTGCTTCTATAACCCTTTGCTCTTCCTaaccaagaaaataaataaatgatacaTATAGAATATGAGCAAAGACATTCAATCAGAGCTTTATACAGAAACCGTTACAAAATGAATTGATTAGTTTATTATTATCTTACAACTTGTTCCATGCCCTTTTCCTCCTTGGTCTTCACTCCACGGTACTCAACAGCATAGTTTGGTGTTTTGCAAAAGGGGCACCTCATAATGTTAAGGAGCACATTTAAACAAGAAGACCCATTCACCCAAATCCAAACTATATAATTAAAGACTAAGTTGTAAGGATACTGAGTAGGCCGTGCTGAATTAGGATTCTTCATTTGCAAAAAACACTCTgcatcaaaatcaaaatcaaaaacaaacagCCATGTCATGtaaaaacatgaatagtagtatataaataaaGAAGCTTAAAAGCAAAAAAGCTGATGAAGTTCTCACCTGTACAAATGCTTTTCATGCAACATCTTGATCTATTGAGGCTAGGATAGTACTATAACACACAAGAACGAAGAGTTAGATTATCTACTTGGTTTGTTATGCATTATGAAAAAATTCACAAACCAGGAAGCAAATGGGGCATTCTTCAAGATCGTGGCAGCTCTCATCGTCCCCAGGATAGCAAGGAGCAAGCTTAGACTCTACAATGAGTTTCCTGAGCTTCTTAATGTCGACATCTGTATTCACATACAAGCCTTGTGGCTTTGTATACCTTTCTTCCACCACTTGCCTCTTCCTCCCCACCAGCTTATTACCCATCCTTTTACAAAAAAGTTCTAATCTTTTCCTTCAACTCTTTCTCCTACTTAAGGGCAGAGATTATATAAGAACAGTTCCTTTCTATAAATCACAATGGAGACTAATCTAAAGGTACAACaatcttcaccataaagaaAAGACTCTTTATTTAACCTGCACAAAGTGTAAATCCAATTTTCAGGACTCAATTTGGATAaataaaaccctaatttctgcAAACGATTTTAAAAGGAAATAGCATACACATAAGCCCTAAATTCGGATTATTCTTTTTCAAATTAACACTACTAATTTTCAGATAATTCCATGAAttttaaacagaaaagaaattaaaaaaaaagaaaccctaataaatctgaaaaaaattaaaaacctgaAAAGTTGGAGGAACAAACTGCAGAAGAGACGAGATCAAGATCAGAACTTTACTCTGtggagacagagagagagagagagagagaagcataAGATACAAAGTGTTGTTCGTGTGTCTGTTTCTTGTTACATATAAAACTCTGAGAGGAGAGAAGATGAAATAAAACAGAAGAAGTTCTGTATCTGAAAATTTTGTACTCTTTGTTATTGTTTCTGTTTAAATCTTCCTCTCGATTCTATTTTGAcggagtttttaaaattattttgacggaaaatctcgagagagagagggagagagaagcAAAAGGGGAACAGAGAACGATGGAGTAAGAGACGACGCAAAGAATCCTCTGTTTCTTTACCTATACGCGCTAACTACTTCGCGCGTCACGGTCAGTTTCTTTGAAACGACGTCGTGGAGTTTAGTTTTTTGGGGTTTTGTTGACCGGGAAAAGATTAGAATATACGAAATCTTGAGAAGGCGGTTTTGTCTTAAGCATCGAGTTCGGTCTGAATAatcttttgtcttttttatcCGTTTCTTAATTGTACGTTTGTTTGTCGCCTTGTCGTAATTAAATCTAATATTCCTAATTTactttcatattaaataatcgATAAGGAAAAATAAAGTTGGTATAATCTTTGACGgtattattttgaaactagACTAGGTATTTGTCCACAATTTCGCGGAAAGtaatagtttataaagaaatatgtattttatttacaatattatagttattgaataataattagaattattaaaatttaacttttgaCTTTATAGTTtgataatcaaaattttatatatattttttagaagaGTTGTGAGATTTAACATACTTCGACAATATAAACCTAAGTcactataaatttattttacatgaAATCAATATTATAATTGGTTCAGATAATTTAttgtataattaatttttattttattttagttcgTGAAAACTGTAAATACTCTAATTTTCAtagagaaaaaggaaaataattttctatttatagcTCAAAGACGAGGATCATagatttttataaagaaaattataacgTCTACCAATGATTTAtctgatatttaaaatattgtcaaaaagtcattttaCCGACACTGTTGTTAATTTTGCAAGACACTGGTACCCCTATACCTTTGTATACAACATGGACAtgcaaaatctttttaaaaagatacgAGAGGATTTGTCACAGGATTTGTCAATTGTAACAATTCAAAATTAGATATTCTAaacatgttctttttttttttaatcttgtcCTTGTCAATCCAAAAAATCTTCCAACGTCTCGTCTCTTCTAT includes:
- the LOC108823435 gene encoding E3 ubiquitin-protein ligase DA2 produces the protein MGNKLVGRKRQVVEERYTKPQGLYVNTDVDIKKLRKLIVESKLAPCYPGDDESCHDLEECPICFLYYPSLNRSRCCMKSICTECFLQMKNPNSARPTQCPFCKTPNYAVEYRGVKTKEEKGMEQVEEQRVIEAKIRMRQKEMEEDEEKMQKRMESSCSSSTSAMTGEMEYGSASAISYNDPMEEPETASVARQGSLPRGNRGDEAEADLEELMVMEAIWLSMQETEMQRDSGCGEVTPFRQNVSEEDHSYVEEQATPSSSSGGHACAISALTERRQQMVGESSNHNHNVSVSSYSMLPGNCDSYYDIEQETDDVDHQHYNHHHQHNHYHDNAEMGETGSHSYVSSSYMNGGESFHNFPLPPPPPLVIAPESFEEQMMMAMAVSMAEVHATTTTNAPTEVSWQ